A stretch of the Mobula hypostoma chromosome 19, sMobHyp1.1, whole genome shotgun sequence genome encodes the following:
- the LOC134358683 gene encoding zinc finger protein 235-like — protein sequence MPFTCSDCGKGFTQSSNLQRHQSAHTGEKPFICSFCAKGFTRSSNLLRHHRVHTGERPFTCSVCGRGFTRPSHLQTHQLVHTGERPFTCSDCGRGFAQSSQLKVHQRIHTGERPFICSYCGKGFTRSSDLLAHQRVHTGERPFTCSDCGKGFTHSSHLQKHQRVHTGERPFTCSDCGKAFTWSSQLKEHQRVHTGQKPFTCSDCGKGFTRSSQLKLHQQIHTGERPYTCSDCGKGFTHSSHLRRHQRIHTGERPFTCSDCGKAFTWSSQLKLHQQVHTGERPFSCSDCGKGFTRSSLLQTHQRVHTGEKPFTCSECGKGFTWSSHLLAHYRVHTGEKV from the coding sequence atgccattcacctgctcagactgtgggaagggattcactcagtcatccaacctacagagacaccagtcagctcacactggggagaaaccgttcaTCTGCTCGTTCTGTgcgaagggattcactcggtcatccaaccTACTGAGGCATCATCGAGTTCACAcgggagagaggccgttcacctgttccGTGTGTGGAAGAGGATTCACTCGGCCGTCCCATCTACAGACACACCAGTTGgttcatactggggagaggccgttcacttgctcagactgtggaagGGGATTcgctcagtcatctcaactgaaggtacatcagagaattcacactggggagaggcctttCATCTGCTCatactgtgggaaaggattcactcggtcatctgacctactggcacaccagcgagttcacactggagagaggccattcacctgctcagattgtgggaagggattcactcattcATCCCATCTACAaaaacaccagcgagttcacactggagagaggccattcacctgctcagactgtgggaaggcattcacttggtcatctcaaCTAaaggaacatcagcgagttcacactggacagaagccgttcacctgctctgactgtgggaagggattcactcggtcatctcaattGAAGCTACATCAgcaaattcacactggggagaggccatacacctgctcagattgtgggaagggattcactcattcATCCCATCTACGGAgacaccagcgaattcacactggggagaggccattcacctgctcagactgtgggaaggcattcacttggtcatctcaattgaagctacatcagcaagttcacactggggagaggccattcagctgctcagactgtgggaagggtttcACTCGGTCGTCCCTCCTacagacacaccagcgagttcacactggggagaagccgttcacctgctcagaatgtggaaagggattcacttggtcatcccaCCTATTGGCACACTACCGAGTTCACACAGGTGAAAAAGTTTAA